A window of the Apteryx mantelli isolate bAptMan1 chromosome 23, bAptMan1.hap1, whole genome shotgun sequence genome harbors these coding sequences:
- the FOXRED1 gene encoding FAD-dependent oxidoreductase domain-containing protein 1, with the protein MPGGRSRSPPPEQADVVVVGGGVVGWAVAYWLKALEGRPGAMRVLVVERDPTYSRASSVRAVGGIRQQFSLPENIRMSRFSASFLRTVNEHLGVPGEPPVDLQFNPSGYLFLASERGAAALERNVRLQRDEGARVALLSPARLKEKFPWVNVDGVALASYGLEDEGWFDPWALLGAFRRKAASLGVLSCVGEVKSFVMSSNVGLVATGQEQPVSRIRYVNVHAADSREYQPVSCAVVVNAAGAWAGELAQLAEPRLRLPLEPRKRFVYVWHCPDGPGLECPLLVDTSGVYFRRDGIGGNYLGGRSPAEEDEPDTSDLEVDYDFFQEKVWPELARRVPAFAALKVRSAWAGYYDYNAFDRSAVLGAHPGVENLFVAAGFSGRGLQQAPAAGRAVAELVLRGRFQSLDLSRFGPGRLAAGEPLAESAVV; encoded by the exons ATGCCggggggccggagccggagcccccCTCCGGAGCAGGCCgacgtggtggtggtggggggcggCGTGGTCGGCTGGGCCGTCGCCTACTGGCTCAAGGCGCTCGAGGGGCGCCCGGGCGCCATGCGGGTGCTGGTGGTGGAGCGCGACCCCACG TATTCCCGAGCCTCCTCCGTGCGCGCCGTGGGCGGCATCCGGCAGCAGTTCTCCCTGCCCGAAAACATCCGCATGTCCCGCTTCTCCGCTTCCTTCCTGCGCACCGTCAAT GAGCACCTCGGGGTGCCGGGCGAGCCCCCCGTGGACCTGCAGTTCAACCCGTCGGGCTACCTCTTCCTGGCCTCGGAGCGGGGAGCCGCCGCGCTGGAGCGCAACGTGCGCCTGCAGAG GGACGAGGGGGCCCGCGTGGCCCTGCTCTCGCCCGCCCGCCTGAAGGAGAAGTTCCCCTGGGTGAACGTGGACGGCGTGGCCTTGGCGTCCTACG gcctGGAGGACGAGGGCTGGTTCGACCCCTGGGCCCTGCTCGGCGCCTTCCGGCGAAAGGCCGCGTCCCTCGGCGTCCTCAGCTGCGTCGGCGAGGTGAAAT CTTTCGTCATGTCCTCCAACGTCGGGCTGGTGGCCACGGGGCAGGAGCAGCCCGTGTCCCGCATCAGATACGTCAAC GTGCACGCCGCCGACAGCCGGGAATACCAGCCCGTGTCCTGCGCCGTCGTGGTCAACGCCGCCGGCGCCTGGGCCGGGGAGCTGGCGCAGCTGGCCGAGCCGCGGCTCCGGCTGCCGCTGGAGCCCAGGAAAAG GTTCGTCTACGTGTGGCACTGCCCCGACGGCCCCGGCTTGGAGTGTCCGCTGCTCGTCGACACCTCCGGCGTCTACTTCCGCCGCGACGGCATCGGCGGCAACTACCTGgggggccgcagccccgccgAG GAGGACGAGCCGGATACGAGCGACCTGGAGGTGGATTACGACTTCTTCCAGGAGAAAGTGTGGCCGGAGCTGGCGCGCCGGGTGCCCGCCTTCGCCGCCCTGAAG GTGCGGAGCGCTTGGGCCGGCTACTACGACTACAACGCCTTCGACCGGAGCGCGGTGCTGGGCGCCCACCCGGGCGTGGAGAACCTCTTCGTGGCGGCCGGGTTCAGCGGCCGCGGGCTGCAGCAGGCGCCGGCGGCCGGACGCGCCGTGGCCGAGCTGGTGCTGCGCGGCCGCTTCCAGAGCCTCGACCTGAGCCGCTTCGGGCCCGGCAGGCTGGCGGCCGGCGAGCCGCTCGCGGAGAGCGCCGTCGTCTGA